The genomic region CCCCCGACCCATCGGGCAAAAACGCCAACCGTAACACCACTGCCGACTTGAAAAAGAACCCGCAGGGGTGGCGATTGGAGTTCCCACGCTTCTATCAGGGAACTAACAAGACCTACGAGATTACTCATTTCACCACCGAGAACGGGAAGCGAATGAACAACTATTCCGTAGAGTGGGACGCCAAACTCAAGGCTAACCGCTGGACCTGCTACGAGATGTACGACAAAATGATGCAGAAGAATGTGAAGCGTAAAAACGAGTTCAAGCCGGATCCCGATATCCCATCGGACATGCAGACAACCCTTAAAGATTACAAAGGCAGTGGATTCGACCGTGGACACCTCTGTCCGTCAGACGACAGATGCTGCTCTCAAGCCATGAACGACCAGACTTTCTACCTGAGCAACATGCAGCCCCAAGTACATGGACACAACGGTGGCGTATGGAAGAACCTCGAAGAGAAGGTGCGTGCATGGGCTGGCAAGTGCGACACACTCTATGTGGTCAAGGCTGCCACCATCGACAAGGCAGAGTATATCTGTAACAAGAAAGACCTCAACGAGATTGCCGAGAAAGAGGGCAAGCCAGCAGGCAGCCTTCATTTCCCCGGCATCGTGCCCAAATACTTCTATATGGCACTGTTGGCTTACGACAAGAAGACCAATACCTATCGTGCCCTCGGCATCTGGTCGCCCCACTACAAGAAGAGCAAGTACGACTATATAACCATCGAGGAACTCCAGAAGCGCACTGGTATCGACTTCTTCTGCAACCTCGACGATAGCATAGAGAAGGCTGTAGAAGCTACCGTAGACTCCGATTACTGGGAAAAGTAAAGCCACTTCCTGCTTTCTCTTTTTGAGGAAAGAAGTAAGAAAAGATAGCCTTTCCCCTTTTAGACGATAAGGGCAAGGCTATCGGACAGGAGATAAACACCAACCGTAAGTGCTTATCTCCTGTCTTCGTGTTTGCAAACGTGAATGGATTACGAATAAACTTGGATTTACCCATGCTTTACGGACACTTATTGCTTATGGAAAAGCGGAACAGCGGAAAACACAAATAACTTGGAAGACTATATTTATTCCAAAGGGATAACCCTCGCCGCACCAAAGCCATGTACCGGCAGCACGCTTTCTTCGGAACTGTCTGCAACGCATTTGCCCCCATAAAGGTGGGCAAGTTGCCTGCAATGCCACGGAGCCGGCAGGCGGAACGGCAGAATTTGCGGACAGAAAGCCGTAATGCGGCAGTACGCTCTTCGGAGCATCAGAACAGAACCTAACTGGTTTAGGTCGGCGCTGCAAACCATTCCGTGGTTCAACCGACCTTATCCTCTCTCATAAATCCGTTTGGGGAGAAGTGTGGAAATGCGAAAGCTGCCTGCACTTCTCCTTTTTTTATGGTCGCATGCGCACGGTTCGGAAAGGGCGTGCCACATTTTCGGCAGCGCATCGGCATAACAACGGCTGCACAACAAAACCTGCAGTGCCGTGTAAAAATGCTACTAACACACTACCCACGTTACTACCCACAAGATGCTTGACATGGCTTTTGCGATGTTGTACCTTTGCAAACGTAAACAGACAGCAACGCCAAACATACGTGAAACAGACGGAATGGCTACACCATATTTATATATATAGTTGGTCAGACATATAAAAACGTATTGGCAAAGGTATAAAAACATATAACGAGACAAAAATATGAAATTAACATTAGACGAACATTTATCACCCCATTTCACGGTGGGCGAATTCTTTCGGTCGGGAACGGCAATACGGCTGGGCATAGACAACAATCCCGATGCGCACCCCGGAGAAGGCATCAGCACGGCGGAGGTGATGGAAAACTTGCGTGCACTGTGCACCGAAGTGCTCGAGCCGCTGCGGAGAAGGGTGGGGCGCGTGATTGTAACAAGCGGCTATCGCTGTCAGGAACTGAACAAGGCGGTGGGCGGTGTGTGGAACTCGCAGCACCTGAAGGGCGAGGCTGCCGACATATTCGTACCCGACACGGCAACGGCAATGCGCTACGGACACATTCTGGAACGCCATTCGGCAGTGCAGCAACTGCTGTTGGAGCCAATGGGAATACAACAAAAACGATGGATTCACGTGGGTTTCAGGCGGTCGGAATAGTCCTTCCGGCGACAAATAGGTAAGATTTCAGCCCGCAGGCTCCACACCGTGGGCACACCTTATGACATGTGAAGAAACATGCAGGTGGGTTGTCCATCTGCACAAATAGAATAAATCAATCATTTTTTTATTAACCTTTAAAATTTAAAAGTTATGTCAATCAAGTACAAAATGTATCAGTTGAACAACACGAAGAGTAAGTATCACAAGTATTGGTACGCCCGTACAGCTTACATGGGCACCATCGGCACCCGCCAGCTGGCTGTACGCATCAGCGACCGCTGTACGGTTACCGAGCCGGACATACTCGCTGTGCTCAGCGCACTGGTAAGCGAGATGTCGCACAACCTGCAGAACGGAATGCGAATCAAGCTCGACGGATTCGGAACTTTCAAACTCGCCATCAGCTCTACGGGTTCCAAGGAGCGCAAGGACTTCGTTGCCGCAAAGCAAATAAGATGTCCGCACGTCCTGTTTCAGCCCGAAACACACGTCGGAGCCGACAAGGTGCGTGTTAAAAACTTCGTTACGGGCGTGAAGGTAGAGGAACTTGCCACCTACATTGGCACCAAGAAAAAGAAGGACGACACCAATCCTTCAGGCGGAGGGGCAACTCCCGGAGGCGGACAGCAACACCCATAGGCTGGCAAGACAGCCTGCCTTGGTGGGCAAATAGATTTTCAGGGTATCTCAGTTTCCCAGTAATCCCCATGGAAACCGGGAAACTTGAGACCCTGTACCTTGGAAACGTCTGGGAAAGTTAGGCTTTCCAAGACACCTGTGAACGCCCACCTCTCCCGCAAAACACTTTTTATTAACCTTTTAAGACCAAGAAATTATGAACAAGAACAAATGGAAATTCATCGTACAGCTCATGCTTTCAGTACTCACTGCCATCGCAACAACGTTGGGAATGGGGTCTTGCATGTAAACCAGAACACCCATCAAGGAACTTGGAATATCGTTTGTTAATCAATTGTACTGATTATATGACGATGTGCAAATACTTGAAACACAATGTCCTACCAGCCATGTCTGCCGACAGGTTGGTAGGTTGTTGCCGACAAGAAAGGAAGAATGCTCCGACAAGCGCGTAGGTTTGATGCGACAAACAGGGAATGTATATCAGGAAAAAACGACACATTGGGAGGTCGGCAGCGACCGTAAGGGAAGTTGTCCGCCTTTCAATCGTCTTTCGAACGGATTTCTTTGCTGTTCCCGAAGTGTTCCGCTTGCAATTCACAAGCCATGGTTCCATTAATCGATTGCCGTGCTCCTGCCAGTCAATGCAGCTGGTGTTGCACGGCAATTTTTTTTGTTTCGGACAACTGTCTGGTGCATAGCATGTTGCAGCAATATGCATGACACGCGGCAAGACAGCGGCAACAAATAGGGAATATGTTTGGAAATGCACGACAAAAAAACTGCGACAAAAAGGGAAAAACCTTTGTGCAACATGGCAAAACCATCTGTATGGGCTTGCCTTTAACACAAGTTTTCACTTTTTTGTCGCAGTTTATATATTTATATATTAGACAGACAATGGGGCGAAATGCTTGTAGAAGTTAGTCGTCTGAAGCTTGGTTTGAACATGGTAGTGTCTTTCCGGGGTTCTCAAATGCCTGTCTGAATTTGTTGTGTTCGCTTGTTTCTATGTTGCAGAACACGTTTTGCCCACCCCATTCGGGCACTCCTGTCCTTCAACTTCATCAATCTCATAGTCATCTAACTGGCATTTGCGCCTTGTCGCAAGGTTTCTTGCCATTTCGCTAAACCATTAGAACCTTACGCTAAAGGTTTGTTTCTTACAATAAATAAAAGGCGTTTACACCTTGTCGCAAGGTCTTTCCGCCTTTTCTGCAAATCATCGTGCCTTTCGAACAAGGCATTCCGATTTTTTCTTTTGCGGCTTCTTGGTCTTCTCACAAGATTCGGAAGCCTCTCTTTTTAACATTACTATTCTTTTATCTTAAACCTTATAATCTTTGTCTTGAACCTAACAATGTCTTGTCTCAGGCGTCTTTGCCTTATGTTACGACACCTCTTCCTTCCTTTTTCTCTGGCAATCGGCACATACTCCCTTGTAGTACAGCTGGGCATCGTCTATGCTGAACCCTTCAATGGCGGTACTTTGGGGTGTGGGCGGCTGCATGTCGGGCATGTCGAACACCCGTCCGCATACTTTGCAAGAGAAGTGTGCGTGTGGTGTGGTGGTGCCGTCGTAGCACACGTGGTGCTCGTCTATGGTAATCATAAGTGCGCCGCCTTTCTCCGAGAACATTCTTAATGTGTTGTAGATGGTGGTGCGACTTACTGTCGGAATGCGTTTTTTAAGTTCCATGAATATCTCATCGATTGTGGGGTGGGTAGGGTGTGTCAGCAGATAGCGCATTATTTCAATGCGCTGCAATGAGGGCCTGATACCACAATCGAGCAGCTTTTGATAAGCTGGATCTATATACATAATTATTTCGCATTTAAAATCTCGTTGCAAAGATACGCAATACTTGTGGAAATACCAAACAAAAAACAGTTAAAAATATCTGTTTTACTCATTAATGAGGATAAAAGACGGC from Prevotella nigrescens harbors:
- a CDS encoding Fur family transcriptional regulator is translated as MYIDPAYQKLLDCGIRPSLQRIEIMRYLLTHPTHPTIDEIFMELKKRIPTVSRTTIYNTLRMFSEKGGALMITIDEHHVCYDGTTTPHAHFSCKVCGRVFDMPDMQPPTPQSTAIEGFSIDDAQLYYKGVCADCQRKRKEEVS
- a CDS encoding HU family DNA-binding protein, with protein sequence MSIKYKMYQLNNTKSKYHKYWYARTAYMGTIGTRQLAVRISDRCTVTEPDILAVLSALVSEMSHNLQNGMRIKLDGFGTFKLAISSTGSKERKDFVAAKQIRCPHVLFQPETHVGADKVRVKNFVTGVKVEELATYIGTKKKKDDTNPSGGGATPGGGQQHP
- a CDS encoding smalltalk protein, translating into MNKNKWKFIVQLMLSVLTAIATTLGMGSCM
- a CDS encoding DNA/RNA non-specific endonuclease, coding for MKKSVFILLALLLGMTATAQTQKQKLTITTKRGKVHTYVMGESMDSLRILNDVGIKVYPKGTKVSKDYLFSQITYTLTNEPTPTPDPSGKNANRNTTADLKKNPQGWRLEFPRFYQGTNKTYEITHFTTENGKRMNNYSVEWDAKLKANRWTCYEMYDKMMQKNVKRKNEFKPDPDIPSDMQTTLKDYKGSGFDRGHLCPSDDRCCSQAMNDQTFYLSNMQPQVHGHNGGVWKNLEEKVRAWAGKCDTLYVVKAATIDKAEYICNKKDLNEIAEKEGKPAGSLHFPGIVPKYFYMALLAYDKKTNTYRALGIWSPHYKKSKYDYITIEELQKRTGIDFFCNLDDSIEKAVEATVDSDYWEK
- a CDS encoding D-Ala-D-Ala carboxypeptidase family metallohydrolase codes for the protein MKLTLDEHLSPHFTVGEFFRSGTAIRLGIDNNPDAHPGEGISTAEVMENLRALCTEVLEPLRRRVGRVIVTSGYRCQELNKAVGGVWNSQHLKGEAADIFVPDTATAMRYGHILERHSAVQQLLLEPMGIQQKRWIHVGFRRSE